The Molothrus ater isolate BHLD 08-10-18 breed brown headed cowbird chromosome 21, BPBGC_Mater_1.1, whole genome shotgun sequence nucleotide sequence CAAGGCGAAGAAGGAGGGTGAGGGCGCGGGGCGCCGGGTCCGCGTTGGGGTCCCCGGGTGGCGTGTGGGATCCCACGGGGTGTTGGTGTATGTGGGTGGGAGCCGGGCTGAGCGAAGCGGGGAGTGGCGCAGAGTTCCAGCGCTGCGTTCAGCGCGGGCACGTGGAGGTGGTGGGAGAGGCCTGCCAGGTTGTCTGAGGGAGGCGGGGGATGTTCCCATCTCGGTGCTAGGAATCCTGCGCGGGCAGGGAATAAGTGCCTTTTCCCGCACGGAAACGGGAGACTTCTAACACAGTTGGGCGTTTTGGGGGCTTCTCTTGGTTGGATGAGGGAGCGCGGGCCGCTGGGTGAGGTGCTGCTCGCTGACCCGGGGAAGCCATGCCTGGCCGGGGAGCGCACCCCGGCCCTGCAGATCCGTGTGGCGCTGACTGAGCTCTCCTCACAGCTGTGCCTCCGAAGACAGAGGCTAAGGCAAAGGCGCTGAAGGCCAAGAAGGCCGTCCTGAAGGGGGTTCACAGccacaagaagaagaagatccGCACGTCACCCACATTCCGCAGGCCCAAGACGCTGCGGCTGCGGAGGCAGCCCAAATACCCCCGGAAGAGCGCCCCACGGAGAAACAAGTGCGTgtgctgggggggctctgccctgctggggggtttgggaggtGGGAGCAACCCCGTGAatgggctgctgtggggaccTGGTGGTTTGGGATGCAGGTGATGATTTTATGCGACCAAAGCCTGAGAGTTTGTGATTATAACCTTAGGTGACTGATGCACCCCAGAAAAAGCCCCTGAAATTCAGAGGAGCACCTGCCACTCGTCTGTTAATCATAGTACCTCTCTTGCAGGCTGGACCATTATGCCATTATCAAGTTCCCTCTGACCACAGAATCAGCGATGAAGAAGATTGAGGATAACAACACTCTGGTGTTCATCGTGGATGTCAAGGCAAACAAGCACCAGATCAAACAGGCTGTCAAGAAGCTGTATGATATCGATGTGGCCAAAGTCAACACGTTGATCAGGTGAGAATGGGGAGGAGAACAGGTCCCTGGTGGGTGTGAGGTGCTTCATTTTagcagaaaatgggaatacATGTGTGAGATTCAGCAGATGTGGGACAAAGCTCCACAGCTAAGTGCAGCTTTGGACTGAGCACATCTTGGTGGAAGTGGGAAATGTTGGCTGAGCAGAGGGTTGGTTTCCTCAGGGAGCTCTTTGCCTCTTCAAGGAGCACTTCTGACACCCAGGGAGTCCTGTGCAAATGATGTAAACTTCAATTTCACTGAGTAATGTGATGTTTCCAAAGGAACCACTGATGCACACGGGGGTTGCAGGAGtgtggagcagggggaggagtTGTCTCTGTCCTGATGCCTCCTGTTCCTCTCTAGGCCTGATGGAGAGAAGAAGGCTTACGTCCGACTGGCTCCTGATTATGATGCACTGGATGTGGCCAACAAGGTGAGATGTCTTTGAAACTTGGAAGCTTTTTTTGCACCTTGTCCCGTGTCTCCACTGATTGTTCTTCCTGAGCTTCTTCATGAGGTACTCATGTGGTGGCACTTGTGTGGCCCTGTAGCCAGACAGGATCTGAGTGCTGAGGAGCCACGTTCTCAGTCAGTTCAGTCCCCAAGGTGATTGAGGtaggcaggaggcagaggtggTCCAGAGTGGAGTAGGGGAATGTACAGCACAAGGATCACTGTGGGATAAGTGTACAAAGTGGATGTGTGGAGCTCTTGGGCAGGTCTGGGAGGAGGAAGCCTTGGAGGACAGGAATCCTGGGGAGATGCAGTGATGTCTGTGGTGGAGGCTCTGCCTTTCTGCCACCATAACATCTGTTTTAACATCCTTTGCTTCTTTCCAGATTGGAATCATCTAAACTGCATCTGCCGAGGACTGTACAGACTAATAAACATTGTGACACCACTGAGGGCTCTTGTGTTTTgtgacagcacagcccctgtgagAGAGAGAGGGCACCCAGCAAACTGCTGGGCCTTCACTTCTTTAAAGgggctcctccttcccttcctggcagtgggtgggcagagctgaCTGCTGCACCAGAGGGTTGTGcaggggcactgctgccctACTCAGAGGTGTCTGGGATCCTGTCAGCATGAGGTGACACCTAAATCTCAAATATCTCTACATTTACCCCCAGGCCTCCTGTGTCTTGTGTTTTCTTGCACAGGGTAATTGGGATGTGTTTGTGATCAGTGTTTTGTGTGTCCTTTGTCGCTTCCTtgtggagcacagcacagctggccaCAACAAAAACCTGTCAGTGGCTCTGATGTGGCACAGGTGACCTGTCACACCATTTCCCCAGCGTATCAGCTCTCTGCTTATGCTGCAGGTTCACATGGAACCCTCCTGCTAATCCAGCAGTGGAggctttgtgggtttttctggCACAGTCTCCACTCCATGTGCTTGCAGCGTGTGAGTTTCCCTCTTGCTGTTCCTCATGGGGTTCACTGTCCTCAGGGTTGTTTCcaaatgctgctgttcctgcctttGCAACGTTTGGCTCTAAGTCTCTAGGTGAAACCAGATTTTAGAGTGTTTGGAGTCAGGAGAACTGGAGCACTGGGTGAGCAGGGAGTGGGGGAGTTATGGAAAAGTCTGCAGGGTACTTGAGCTTAAGTACATACTTAGACTTGACTGAGAAAGATGATGAAAGCCCTGACCAAATATTGATTGGGGTAATTGGGCTCTTGAATGGTGGGACACTGAGTTCCTCCAGGCCTCTTGTGGAGGGTGGCAGATTCCCAGGACAGTGGGGGatggaaagcaggagctgctctcaggatTCAGGTGGAGctttgtgctgggctgtgtggccCTGGCTTGACACCCCTCACTTGGGCTTGGGGGAGgtgggcaggaggtgctccctgcctgctgtaAGGGGTTAAAAACTGCCTGGAGGGAGGAGTGCTGCTTCCCTGGCACCACCAACCCAGCTTCTTCCC carries:
- the RPL23A gene encoding 60S ribosomal protein L23a — translated: MAPKAKKEAVPPKTEAKAKALKAKKAVLKGVHSHKKKKIRTSPTFRRPKTLRLRRQPKYPRKSAPRRNKLDHYAIIKFPLTTESAMKKIEDNNTLVFIVDVKANKHQIKQAVKKLYDIDVAKVNTLIRPDGEKKAYVRLAPDYDALDVANKIGII